In one Deltaproteobacteria bacterium genomic region, the following are encoded:
- a CDS encoding addiction module antitoxin: MQKKLTIAIAEDVYEGLHKVIGPRKISKFVEELVRPHVVKPCMEAEYSRMAKDTAREAEALEWTEATFRDIAHESR, from the coding sequence CGCAATCGCAGAGGATGTTTACGAAGGGCTCCATAAGGTGATTGGGCCAAGAAAAATCAGTAAATTCGTTGAGGAGCTTGTACGTCCTCATGTCGTAAAGCCTTGCATGGAGGCGGAGTACTCGAGGATGGCGAAGGATACAGCACGAGAAGCCGAGGCATTAGAGTGGACCGAAGCAACCTTCAGGGACATAGCCCATGAATCGCGGTGA